In one window of Thalassotalea agarivorans DNA:
- a CDS encoding polysaccharide biosynthesis tyrosine autokinase yields the protein MTEQKYKKTDNDSHDEIDLARLFGLLIDKKWLIVAITTLFFLVGVAYALLATPIYKADALVQIEQKSSGMPGLDSLGDMFAAESEAVTEIELMKSRYVIGQVVEQLKLDIIVKPNTFGAIGKRYSRKFTSTDGKPFNAPALASLLSDEYAWGGEIINVASFDVAPHFEDKPFTITFLGNESYQLTFNEQAILTGKLNQLASNSSETIKLLITDLKAQSGTSFTIEKQNKAEAVAALQKRISSSEKGKKSGILYVALEGENAKLTEQVLNGVVNTYLLQNVERQSAEVQSSIDFLDSELPKIKERLDIAEAQLNQYRLDNQSVDLSLETQAVLEQIVELDTALQELSFKEAEISQRYTKEHPSYVSLMKKKNELERQKANLSQSVKNLPETQQQILRLTRDVEVNQEIYLALLNNVQQLKVAKAGTVGNVRIIDTAQAQRKAVKPKKALIVVLATMLGGMFSIAFVLVKAAFNRGVSNPQEFEDIGLTVYATVPVSEAQQKFLSITRVKNKIRGKLKRTQKVKQSLLVAQEHPTDLAVEALRSLRTSLHFAMMEAKNNIVMISGASPGVGKSFVSTNLAAVLAQAGQKILLIDADMRKGYSHELLHTSENIGLSGYLVGDRTIEDIVKTTEIENLHFISRGQIPPNPSELLMSKRFAGLLGALESEYDLIIIDTPPILAVTDPTIIGAHAGTAFMLARFEQSSLKEIATAANRFELNGIEIKGLIFNAVEKRASSYYGDYGYYTNEYKT from the coding sequence ATGACAGAACAAAAATATAAAAAAACCGACAACGACTCACATGACGAAATAGACTTGGCACGACTATTTGGTTTATTGATCGATAAAAAGTGGCTGATTGTTGCGATAACGACTTTATTCTTTCTAGTAGGTGTAGCATACGCTTTGTTAGCAACTCCTATTTACAAAGCTGATGCCTTAGTACAAATAGAGCAAAAGTCTTCAGGCATGCCAGGCTTAGATAGCTTAGGCGACATGTTTGCCGCTGAAAGCGAAGCCGTTACTGAAATAGAGCTAATGAAATCGCGCTATGTTATCGGCCAAGTAGTAGAACAGTTGAAGTTAGACATTATCGTAAAGCCAAATACGTTTGGTGCAATTGGTAAACGCTATTCTCGCAAGTTTACATCAACAGACGGTAAGCCATTTAATGCACCCGCTTTAGCAAGCTTGTTAAGCGATGAATATGCTTGGGGCGGCGAAATAATCAATGTTGCAAGTTTTGACGTAGCGCCGCATTTTGAAGACAAGCCTTTTACGATTACCTTCCTTGGAAACGAGAGCTATCAATTAACGTTTAATGAGCAAGCCATACTTACTGGTAAATTAAATCAACTCGCCAGTAATAGTAGCGAAACCATAAAGCTATTAATTACAGATTTAAAAGCACAAAGTGGTACAAGCTTCACTATAGAAAAGCAAAACAAAGCTGAAGCCGTTGCAGCTTTACAAAAGCGTATATCAAGCAGTGAAAAAGGTAAAAAATCAGGCATTTTATACGTTGCATTGGAAGGCGAAAACGCCAAGCTTACGGAACAAGTGTTAAACGGTGTAGTGAATACCTACTTACTCCAAAATGTCGAACGTCAAAGTGCAGAAGTGCAAAGCTCTATTGATTTCTTAGACAGTGAGCTACCTAAAATTAAAGAAAGGTTAGATATTGCAGAAGCACAATTGAATCAATATCGCCTAGACAATCAATCAGTAGACTTATCGTTAGAAACTCAAGCGGTGCTTGAACAAATTGTCGAACTAGACACAGCGTTGCAAGAACTCAGCTTTAAAGAGGCGGAAATTTCTCAACGCTATACCAAAGAGCATCCTAGCTATGTGTCTTTAATGAAGAAAAAAAACGAGTTGGAACGCCAAAAAGCAAATTTGTCTCAGTCGGTTAAAAACCTACCAGAAACACAACAGCAAATTCTTCGTTTAACACGCGATGTTGAAGTTAATCAAGAAATCTACCTTGCGCTCCTTAACAATGTGCAACAATTGAAAGTGGCTAAGGCAGGTACGGTAGGAAATGTGCGCATCATCGATACCGCGCAAGCGCAGCGTAAAGCTGTAAAGCCTAAAAAAGCACTAATCGTTGTCCTAGCAACCATGCTAGGCGGTATGTTTTCTATTGCTTTCGTGTTGGTAAAAGCAGCGTTTAATCGTGGTGTTTCTAATCCTCAAGAATTTGAAGACATTGGTTTAACGGTATACGCCACTGTGCCAGTAAGCGAAGCACAGCAAAAATTCTTAAGCATTACTCGTGTTAAAAACAAAATTCGTGGTAAGTTAAAACGAACGCAAAAAGTTAAACAGTCGTTGCTAGTTGCGCAGGAGCACCCCACCGATTTAGCGGTTGAAGCGCTGCGCAGTTTACGTACTTCCCTGCACTTTGCGATGATGGAAGCTAAAAATAATATTGTAATGATTTCTGGCGCAAGCCCTGGCGTAGGCAAGTCTTTTGTTTCAACGAACCTTGCTGCTGTGCTTGCTCAGGCGGGACAAAAAATTCTACTAATAGACGCAGATATGCGTAAAGGCTACAGCCACGAATTGTTGCATACCTCAGAAAACATTGGGCTATCTGGTTATCTCGTTGGCGACAGAACAATAGAAGACATTGTAAAAACAACAGAAATAGAAAATCTCCATTTTATTAGTCGTGGGCAAATACCACCCAACCCATCAGAATTGTTAATGAGCAAACGATTCGCTGGTTTGCTCGGTGCACTTGAAAGTGAATATGACCTAATTATTATTGATACGCCGCCAATTTTAGCGGTTACCGACCCAACAATTATTGGTGCGCATGCTGGCACTGCATTTATGTTAGCGCGTTTTGAGCAATCTAGTTTGAAGGAAATAGCCACCGCAGCAAACAGATTTGAACTCAACGGTATAGAAATCAAAGGTTTAATCTTTAACGCAGTGGAAAAGCGGGCAAGTAGCTACTATGGTGACTATGGCTACTACACAAACGAATATAAAACGTAG
- the tviB gene encoding Vi polysaccharide biosynthesis UDP-N-acetylglucosamine C-6 dehydrogenase TviB, whose translation MNLENLNIAVIGQGYVGLPLAVEFGKKVNTLGFDINQARIAELQSGHDSTLEVSDEELAQSPHITYSHNVEDLKACNVYIVTVPTPIDDYKNPDLTPLIKASEMLGKVVSKGDVIIYESTVYPGATEEDCLPVVEKVSGLTFNQDFFAGYSPERINPGDKEHRVTNIKKVTSGSTPEIAQYVDDIYNLIIEAGTHKASSIKVAEAAKVIENTQRDVNIALINELALIFNKLDIDTLEVLEAAGTKWNFLPFRPGLVGGHCIGVDPYYLTHKAQSIGYHPEMILAGRRLNDNIGSYVVSNLVKTMVKKDVQVRKANVLLMGLTFKENCPDLRNTKVVDIVTELHDLNMNVDILEPWCSSEEAQHEYGLTTIKEAEEGKYDAVIIAVAHNEFKAMGTDKIRALCKPEHVIYDLKYVLPKEDVDIRL comes from the coding sequence ATGAACTTAGAAAACCTAAATATTGCAGTAATAGGCCAAGGTTATGTAGGCCTGCCGTTAGCGGTTGAGTTTGGCAAAAAAGTAAATACGCTCGGCTTTGACATTAACCAAGCCCGTATTGCCGAACTGCAATCAGGCCACGATTCTACCTTAGAAGTAAGCGACGAAGAATTAGCGCAATCACCGCACATTACCTATTCTCACAATGTTGAAGACCTAAAAGCCTGTAACGTTTATATTGTTACCGTACCTACCCCTATCGACGATTATAAAAACCCTGACTTAACACCGCTTATAAAAGCCAGTGAAATGTTAGGTAAAGTGGTGAGCAAAGGTGATGTTATTATTTATGAATCAACGGTTTACCCCGGCGCAACAGAAGAAGACTGCTTACCGGTTGTTGAAAAAGTATCAGGCTTAACCTTTAACCAAGACTTTTTCGCAGGCTACAGCCCAGAGCGTATTAACCCCGGTGACAAAGAACACCGCGTAACTAACATTAAAAAAGTCACATCAGGTTCAACCCCTGAAATAGCGCAATACGTTGACGATATTTACAACCTAATTATTGAAGCGGGGACGCACAAGGCAAGCAGCATTAAAGTGGCAGAAGCGGCTAAAGTTATTGAAAACACCCAACGTGACGTAAACATTGCGTTAATTAATGAACTTGCTCTTATCTTCAATAAGTTAGATATCGACACATTAGAAGTGCTCGAAGCAGCCGGCACCAAATGGAACTTCTTACCATTTCGCCCGGGCTTAGTAGGTGGTCACTGTATTGGTGTAGATCCATATTACCTAACGCACAAAGCACAAAGCATTGGCTATCATCCAGAAATGATCCTTGCTGGTCGCCGCCTGAACGACAATATAGGTAGCTATGTCGTATCCAACCTAGTGAAAACTATGGTGAAAAAAGACGTACAAGTGCGCAAAGCAAACGTGCTGTTAATGGGCTTAACTTTTAAAGAAAACTGCCCAGATTTACGCAATACAAAAGTGGTAGATATTGTTACTGAGCTACACGACTTAAACATGAATGTGGATATTCTGGAACCTTGGTGTTCTAGCGAAGAAGCTCAGCATGAATATGGCTTAACCACCATTAAAGAAGCTGAAGAAGGCAAGTACGACGCAGTCATCATTGCCGTTGCGCATAACGAATTTAAAGCCATGGGCACAGACAAAATCCGCGCGTTGTGTAAGCCAGAGCATGTAATTTATGACTTGAAATATGTGCTACCGAAGGAAGATGTGGACATAAGACTTTAA
- a CDS encoding four helix bundle protein, translating to MYFERLEVWKRAHKLTVMAYKALSQCRDFGFKDQITRSVLSVPSNIAEGMGHISIKERARFYQYARASISEFRAQVLVAKDIGYLTPEDSTFFVEESLAISKMLYALQKSLTSIN from the coding sequence ATGTATTTTGAACGATTAGAGGTTTGGAAACGAGCTCACAAACTGACAGTAATGGCGTATAAAGCTCTTTCTCAATGTAGAGATTTTGGTTTTAAAGATCAGATTACGCGCTCTGTATTGTCAGTTCCTTCAAATATTGCAGAAGGTATGGGACATATCTCTATAAAAGAAAGAGCTCGCTTCTATCAATATGCTAGAGCATCCATAAGTGAATTTAGAGCACAAGTGTTAGTAGCAAAAGATATTGGTTACTTAACACCTGAAGACTCAACGTTCTTCGTAGAGGAAAGTTTAGCGATTTCCAAAATGCTATATGCACTTCAGAAAAGCTTAACTTCTATAAATTAA
- a CDS encoding SDR family oxidoreductase, with translation MKYNEIITELTSAPRTWLVTGVTGFIGSNLLETLLKLNQRVVGLDNFATGYQKNLDEVQGEVTSEQWANFNFIEGDIRDAATCQAAVAGVDYVLHQAALGSVPRSINDPLTSNEVNVSGFLNMLNAAREENVKSFTYAASSSTYGDHPALPKVEENIGNPLSPYAVTKYVNELYADVFNRCYNFKTIGLRYFNVFGKRQDPDGAYAAVIPKWTAALIKDETVFVNGDGETSRDFCYIDNVVQMNILAATANDDAKGEVYNVAVGDRTTLNTLFDSIKNALNEQGVNCDASPTYRDFRAGDVRHSQADISKAKKLLGYAPQYRIQQGISLAMGWYCSSEAIQ, from the coding sequence ATGAAATACAATGAAATAATCACTGAGTTAACATCGGCCCCCCGCACCTGGTTGGTGACAGGCGTAACCGGCTTTATCGGCTCAAACCTGCTGGAAACTCTATTAAAGCTAAACCAACGTGTAGTTGGATTGGATAACTTTGCGACGGGTTATCAGAAAAACCTCGACGAAGTGCAGGGTGAGGTCACAAGCGAGCAATGGGCTAACTTCAACTTTATTGAAGGTGATATTCGCGATGCAGCAACCTGTCAAGCGGCTGTCGCAGGTGTTGACTACGTGCTACATCAAGCCGCCCTTGGCAGCGTACCTCGTTCAATTAACGATCCGCTAACGTCAAACGAAGTGAATGTATCTGGCTTTTTAAACATGCTCAATGCTGCACGCGAAGAAAACGTAAAAAGCTTCACTTACGCTGCTTCAAGCTCTACCTATGGTGACCACCCTGCTCTACCAAAAGTAGAAGAAAATATCGGCAATCCATTATCACCTTACGCGGTCACCAAATACGTAAACGAGTTGTATGCAGACGTATTTAACCGTTGTTATAACTTTAAAACTATTGGTCTGCGTTATTTTAACGTGTTTGGCAAACGCCAAGATCCAGACGGCGCTTACGCAGCAGTTATTCCTAAATGGACAGCGGCACTTATTAAAGACGAAACAGTATTTGTTAATGGCGACGGCGAAACTAGCCGCGATTTTTGTTACATCGACAACGTGGTACAAATGAACATTCTAGCAGCCACCGCAAATGATGATGCAAAAGGTGAAGTGTATAACGTCGCCGTTGGCGACAGAACCACCCTGAATACGCTTTTTGACAGCATTAAAAACGCGCTAAATGAGCAAGGCGTAAATTGCGATGCATCACCTACTTACCGCGACTTCCGCGCTGGCGATGTTCGCCACTCTCAAGCTGATATTTCAAAAGCGAAAAAACTCCTCGGCTATGCTCCTCAGTATCGTATTCAACAGGGGATATCGTTGGCGATGGGTTGGTACTGTAGCAGTGAAGCAATTCAATAA
- a CDS encoding lipopolysaccharide biosynthesis protein: protein MKQFNKQFLTLFSGVGFAQAIPVLISPILTRIYLDVELGELGRYLAIVGILSIALNFKFDAAIVLSKSKTIAKIGLQFNLLLIIINSSIATLLGGVLIFFNVIDVLVYDLLLVIISSLLLSLFNSYLFFNNFTEEYIKSSIFKVSQNAAIAILQVGLSTTGKGLLLGDSLGRLVNTSAALSRCIFPIKLTPKRIGYFFKKNIRFLYFSFPHALLGSISSNFLTILLFYYSPKAAGLFFLANKLVMLPSTLVSKTIAQLYYKQVSTHKFARTRNVNLIRNTSYKMLFLWGGFILFVVLLGKETFELIFGLGWGKAAETCLLIAPMAFATFFSGTLGFIPNVYDAQKQSFVLEIISTLFRYSIFLVLVNVHDIDSAILGYSIAVSIFAVIKFFWCLKLLK, encoded by the coding sequence GTGAAGCAATTCAATAAACAGTTTTTAACTCTCTTCAGCGGTGTAGGTTTTGCGCAAGCAATCCCTGTTTTGATTAGCCCAATACTCACTAGAATTTATTTAGATGTTGAATTGGGCGAATTGGGAAGGTACCTGGCAATTGTTGGGATACTATCAATTGCACTAAACTTTAAGTTTGATGCAGCTATTGTTCTAAGTAAGTCGAAAACAATAGCGAAAATTGGTTTACAGTTCAATCTACTATTAATCATAATAAATAGCTCAATTGCTACTTTGCTTGGTGGAGTGCTGATTTTTTTCAACGTAATTGATGTACTCGTTTATGATTTGCTATTAGTCATAATATCTTCGCTATTGCTTTCTTTATTTAATAGTTATTTATTCTTCAATAACTTCACTGAAGAGTATATAAAGTCTTCAATTTTCAAAGTCAGTCAAAATGCGGCTATAGCAATTTTACAAGTTGGACTCTCGACTACAGGTAAAGGATTGTTGCTAGGTGACTCTTTAGGAAGACTTGTAAATACTTCTGCAGCTTTGAGTAGATGTATTTTTCCTATTAAATTGACCCCAAAAAGAATCGGATACTTCTTTAAAAAAAATATCCGGTTTTTATACTTTTCTTTTCCGCATGCTTTGCTAGGATCAATATCGTCTAACTTCTTGACAATTTTATTATTCTATTATTCTCCAAAAGCAGCAGGTTTATTCTTTTTAGCAAATAAGTTAGTAATGCTTCCCTCGACACTAGTTTCTAAAACGATTGCTCAGCTATATTACAAACAAGTTTCTACACATAAATTTGCTAGAACTCGAAATGTAAATCTCATTAGAAACACGTCTTACAAAATGTTGTTTCTTTGGGGGGGATTCATATTATTTGTCGTATTGCTTGGAAAGGAAACTTTTGAGCTGATTTTTGGTTTAGGGTGGGGCAAAGCAGCTGAAACTTGTTTATTAATAGCACCTATGGCTTTTGCGACGTTTTTTTCCGGTACTTTAGGTTTTATTCCGAATGTATATGATGCTCAAAAGCAAAGTTTTGTATTGGAAATTATTTCTACACTTTTTCGATACAGTATATTTTTAGTGTTAGTTAATGTTCATGACATAGATTCTGCCATACTGGGCTATTCTATAGCGGTGTCAATATTTGCAGTTATCAAGTTCTTTTGGTGTTTAAAGTTACTAAAGTAG
- a CDS encoding glycosyltransferase: protein MKSVLFFGNDRSPLSNERFMLLRKSLERDVYYFAYNKLEIRNDDKVISSLPVIFNLSVIRLFAMFFLMGWFLFRKQISVIHFHGASTVFCSLYSFLPRTKIITTPQGSDINQNFKGYRKLFTWLLLKNSNVITAKSKTMAKRVYEIASKQAKILNWGLADEVFEFKYNPSESDKKIKFLSPRGGSSIYNLDLIFKAIAQLKRKHRNIEFTYIDFNKKEQLELDKSIVDIEYKDLNKKEFYAVLSKNDFILSLPSHDGFSTTIMEALAVGSLPVISDIPAYKAEFDERENIVSKVSINNISVLVAHLEELIAAIADVRAGQKRRTLFAYDNYSLEMQVAILKAIYHNLNSK, encoded by the coding sequence ATGAAGAGTGTATTATTTTTTGGGAATGATAGAAGTCCTCTATCGAATGAACGCTTTATGCTGCTCAGGAAAAGTTTAGAGAGGGATGTTTATTATTTCGCTTACAATAAACTTGAAATAAGGAATGATGACAAAGTTATATCGAGTTTGCCTGTAATTTTTAATTTAAGTGTAATTAGATTGTTTGCCATGTTTTTTTTAATGGGATGGTTTTTATTTCGCAAACAAATAAGTGTAATTCACTTCCATGGAGCGAGCACAGTATTTTGCTCGCTGTATAGCTTTTTACCTCGAACAAAAATAATTACTACTCCTCAAGGAAGTGATATAAATCAAAATTTTAAAGGATATAGAAAACTTTTTACATGGTTACTTCTTAAAAATTCTAACGTAATAACAGCCAAGTCCAAAACTATGGCGAAAAGAGTTTATGAAATAGCTTCAAAGCAAGCAAAGATATTAAATTGGGGACTTGCAGATGAAGTATTTGAATTTAAATATAATCCTAGCGAATCAGATAAAAAAATTAAGTTTCTTTCTCCTAGAGGAGGTAGCTCTATTTACAATTTGGATCTTATTTTTAAAGCAATAGCACAACTAAAGAGAAAACATCGTAATATTGAATTTACATATATAGATTTTAATAAAAAAGAACAACTGGAATTAGATAAATCGATAGTAGATATAGAATACAAGGATCTGAATAAAAAGGAATTTTATGCTGTATTATCCAAAAACGACTTTATTTTGAGCTTACCAAGTCACGATGGCTTTTCAACTACAATCATGGAAGCTCTAGCTGTTGGCAGTTTGCCCGTCATTAGTGATATTCCGGCTTATAAAGCAGAGTTTGATGAAAGAGAAAATATAGTGTCTAAAGTAAGTATTAACAATATATCTGTTCTAGTTGCACATTTGGAAGAATTAATAGCAGCGATAGCAGATGTAAGAGCAGGGCAAAAGAGAAGAACATTATTTGCTTATGACAATTACTCCTTGGAAATGCAGGTAGCAATTTTAAAAGCAATCTACCACAACCTGAATAGTAAATAA
- a CDS encoding glycosyltransferase family 4 protein codes for MNILHFCSYFVGSKVYSKLFVELKKQKIHQRIIVPIRCSNLYYQNNENLEENILYIKCLNTLTRALYSFKLLSYFIFVFPKIKKTSNAVIHAHTLYSDGIPAYLYSLFFKSKELIITVRNTDVNLGFKFYPQYKWLAKRALRKSKKVVFISHQHLLKFQSYFGREFDKKLEVVPNGIDESFLRKTVRLPNKSTEGKSILFVGRIDKNKNVESLVKALYVLQEWQLKVVGGTYADYHAVHGTISVELRKRVDFLGKVQCKSELRRLYQSADVFAMASFSETFGLSYVESLSQGTPIVYTQGEGIDGYFEEGQCGYSCDPYSVVSIINAITQCKAKFPKGIDMRSHSFIKNFNWEYIAKNYLSSIYK; via the coding sequence ATGAATATCTTGCACTTTTGTAGTTATTTTGTTGGTTCCAAAGTTTATTCAAAATTGTTTGTTGAATTAAAAAAACAAAAAATACACCAAAGAATAATCGTGCCTATTCGTTGCTCAAACTTATATTATCAAAATAATGAAAATCTTGAAGAAAATATTCTATATATAAAATGTTTAAACACATTAACTAGAGCCTTGTATTCTTTTAAGTTACTTTCATATTTCATATTCGTTTTTCCTAAAATTAAGAAGACTAGCAATGCTGTAATACATGCCCATACTCTTTATTCAGATGGAATCCCCGCATATTTATATTCACTGTTTTTCAAATCTAAAGAGTTAATTATTACTGTAAGAAATACTGATGTAAATTTAGGTTTTAAATTTTATCCTCAGTATAAATGGCTCGCTAAAAGAGCTTTAAGAAAATCTAAGAAAGTAGTTTTCATTTCTCACCAACATCTACTTAAATTTCAGAGTTATTTTGGACGAGAGTTTGATAAGAAGCTTGAAGTAGTTCCTAATGGAATAGATGAAAGTTTTCTTAGAAAAACAGTTAGATTACCTAATAAATCAACCGAAGGAAAATCAATACTTTTCGTTGGACGGATAGACAAAAATAAGAATGTAGAGAGTCTTGTAAAGGCGCTATACGTACTTCAAGAATGGCAACTTAAAGTTGTAGGAGGTACTTACGCTGATTATCACGCTGTGCATGGAACTATAAGTGTCGAACTACGTAAAAGGGTAGACTTTTTAGGGAAAGTCCAATGTAAATCAGAATTACGTAGACTGTATCAATCTGCCGATGTCTTTGCTATGGCGTCATTCAGCGAAACTTTTGGTTTAAGCTATGTAGAATCGTTAAGCCAAGGAACACCTATAGTCTATACCCAAGGAGAAGGGATAGATGGATACTTTGAAGAAGGACAATGTGGCTATTCATGTGACCCGTATTCAGTTGTAAGTATTATAAATGCTATTACACAATGCAAAGCGAAATTTCCAAAAGGTATTGATATGAGAAGCCATTCTTTTATTAAAAATTTCAATTGGGAATATATCGCGAAAAATTATCTAAGCTCTATTTATAAATAA
- a CDS encoding glycosyltransferase family 4 protein has protein sequence MATRLAAKGEDVTLVTSSAFIENEFDLQKGWNELSVSGVKVWAYKQAYSNEMSFTQRLKAFILFAYHSYKKSAETKADIVFATSTPLTIALPAVLASKKRKIPLVFEVRDLWPEAPIAIGALKHPILIWLAKKLEAWAYKHSTQIIALSPGMSEGVKAVDSRAKVTTIPNAADIKLFESFTDTLPNFITEEPSLERRKILTYTGTFGEVNNLTYLINLAEQLKAIDSNVAIVLIGKGKERGYLEKLALDKQVLNEYFYIFNPVQKRELADVLKHSDMMISTVKPIPELWKNSANKFFDALAAGKPIAINHGGWQADLIQNEKLGIVLSSNKPEDAAHLLHDSMNDKDLLKALGNNAKRLAVDKFSRDILFEKFHQALKKAAEK, from the coding sequence ATGGCTACTCGATTAGCAGCAAAAGGAGAAGATGTAACATTAGTCACATCTTCGGCTTTCATTGAGAATGAGTTTGACCTCCAAAAAGGCTGGAATGAGTTATCAGTTTCCGGAGTAAAAGTTTGGGCTTATAAGCAAGCATATTCAAATGAGATGTCCTTCACTCAGAGGCTAAAAGCCTTTATCTTATTTGCATACCACTCATACAAAAAGTCAGCTGAGACTAAAGCAGATATAGTTTTTGCAACAAGCACCCCTCTTACTATTGCATTACCAGCTGTGTTAGCGTCTAAGAAACGTAAGATACCTCTAGTATTTGAAGTAAGAGATCTATGGCCTGAAGCCCCCATAGCTATTGGTGCTTTAAAACATCCTATTTTAATATGGCTAGCTAAAAAGCTAGAAGCATGGGCTTACAAACACTCTACGCAAATAATCGCTTTGTCTCCAGGGATGAGTGAAGGTGTAAAGGCAGTAGACTCTCGAGCCAAAGTAACAACGATTCCAAATGCCGCTGATATAAAGCTATTTGAATCATTCACGGACACCCTCCCTAACTTTATAACTGAAGAACCTTCTCTCGAAAGGCGAAAGATTCTGACTTATACAGGAACATTTGGAGAAGTTAACAATTTAACATACCTTATTAATCTTGCTGAACAACTAAAGGCAATAGATTCAAATGTAGCTATTGTTTTAATTGGTAAAGGAAAAGAAAGAGGTTATTTAGAAAAGCTTGCACTAGATAAACAGGTATTAAATGAATATTTTTATATTTTTAATCCCGTACAGAAAAGAGAACTTGCTGATGTTTTAAAGCATTCAGATATGATGATCTCGACAGTAAAACCAATACCTGAACTTTGGAAAAATTCAGCTAACAAATTTTTTGATGCTTTAGCAGCTGGGAAGCCAATTGCTATAAACCATGGAGGCTGGCAAGCAGACTTAATACAAAATGAGAAATTAGGCATAGTCCTTTCTAGTAATAAGCCAGAAGATGCAGCACATTTATTGCACGATAGTATGAATGATAAAGATTTGCTGAAAGCCCTTGGAAATAATGCAAAAAGATTAGCTGTTGATAAGTTTTCCAGAGATATTCTTTTTGAAAAATTCCATCAAGCTTTAAAGAAGGCAGCAGAAAAATGA
- a CDS encoding sugar transferase translates to MIKRLFDIVVSLIALIIFSPIILLVAYKIAKNLGKPVLFKQKRPGLHGKVFEMIKFRSMKDAKDENGNPLPDQQRLTPFGMKLRSSSLDELPGLWNVLKGDMSLVGPRPLLVEYLPLYNEEQAKRHNVRPGITGWAQINGRNAISWEDKFKLDVWYVENQSFWLDIKILFLTVKKVFIKDGISAEGEATMTRFTGTKNDN, encoded by the coding sequence ATGATTAAAAGATTGTTTGATATTGTGGTTTCTCTGATTGCATTAATTATATTTTCCCCAATTATTTTGTTAGTTGCGTATAAGATAGCTAAAAACTTGGGCAAGCCAGTGTTATTTAAACAAAAACGTCCTGGTTTGCATGGCAAAGTGTTCGAAATGATAAAATTTCGCAGCATGAAAGATGCAAAGGACGAAAATGGCAATCCGTTACCAGATCAACAGCGCTTAACGCCATTTGGTATGAAACTTAGATCATCTAGCTTGGATGAATTACCAGGCCTTTGGAATGTATTAAAAGGCGACATGAGCCTTGTTGGCCCTCGCCCTTTACTGGTTGAATATTTGCCCTTATACAATGAAGAACAAGCTAAACGTCATAATGTTCGCCCTGGTATTACCGGTTGGGCGCAGATAAATGGTAGAAATGCCATTAGTTGGGAAGATAAATTTAAACTTGATGTGTGGTATGTTGAGAATCAAAGTTTTTGGTTAGATATTAAAATACTGTTTTTAACCGTTAAAAAAGTATTTATTAAAGACGGGATTTCCGCTGAAGGAGAAGCAACTATGACTAGATTTACGGGAACCAAAAATGACAACTAA
- a CDS encoding acetyltransferase codes for MTTKCIGIYGASGFGKEVLPLVRQLIHKDKSKIEIVFIDDNESVQKLSGLAVLPYQVFKEKYEEKSVVIAIANSQVREKIAAKLEGDGISQLAVCADNNIIMDDVEIDQGSLLCPFVTLTSNIKIGKSFHANIYSYVAHDCVIGDYVTFAPRVMCNGNIHIEDHAYIGTGAIIKQGTPDKPLVIGSGAIVGMGAVVTKDVPPNTVVVGNPAKPLKK; via the coding sequence ATGACAACTAAATGTATTGGTATATATGGCGCGAGCGGATTCGGTAAAGAAGTTTTGCCACTTGTTAGGCAGCTTATTCATAAAGATAAAAGTAAAATAGAAATTGTTTTTATTGATGATAACGAAAGCGTACAAAAGCTTTCTGGGTTAGCTGTTCTTCCTTACCAAGTATTCAAAGAAAAATATGAAGAAAAAAGCGTAGTTATCGCAATTGCTAATAGTCAGGTTAGAGAAAAAATAGCAGCTAAACTAGAGGGCGATGGAATATCACAGTTAGCTGTTTGTGCCGATAACAATATAATTATGGATGATGTTGAAATAGATCAGGGCTCGTTACTTTGCCCCTTTGTAACATTAACGTCCAATATCAAAATAGGTAAATCATTCCATGCAAATATATATAGCTACGTAGCACATGACTGTGTTATTGGTGATTATGTGACGTTTGCACCTAGAGTCATGTGTAATGGCAACATCCATATAGAAGATCATGCCTATATCGGAACGGGAGCAATAATCAAACAAGGTACCCCTGATAAACCTTTAGTAATTGGTTCAGGTGCTATTGTGGGAATGGGAGCGGTAGTAACTAAAGATGTACCACCCAATACTGTAGTTGTCGGAAACCCAGCTAAACCTCTTAAGAAATAA